A single region of the Jatrophihabitans sp. GAS493 genome encodes:
- a CDS encoding cell division protein SepF: MPGAMRKMGVYLGLVEDEDEFVGEAAESYPRAAGRGVERTVAAPQYARAGAGYAREVETSGAPAAGHAAWDEIDAVDFAELDAPSYRITTLHPRTYNEARTIGEHYRAGTPVIVNLSEMDDADAKRLVDFSAGLTFGLHGRLERVTAKVFLLSPNNVTVTAQDKQRIVEGGFFNQS, from the coding sequence ATGCCCGGAGCCATGCGCAAGATGGGCGTCTATCTCGGCCTGGTTGAGGACGAGGACGAGTTCGTCGGCGAAGCGGCAGAGAGCTACCCACGCGCCGCCGGTCGCGGTGTGGAGCGGACGGTCGCGGCACCGCAGTACGCCCGCGCCGGTGCCGGCTACGCCCGCGAGGTCGAGACGAGCGGCGCCCCGGCCGCGGGGCACGCGGCCTGGGATGAGATCGACGCCGTCGACTTCGCAGAACTCGACGCTCCTTCGTACCGGATCACGACGCTGCATCCGCGCACCTACAACGAGGCCCGCACGATCGGCGAGCACTACCGGGCCGGCACACCGGTGATCGTCAACCTCTCCGAGATGGATGATGCCGACGCCAAGCGCCTGGTCGACTTCTCAGCGGGCCTGACCTTCGGCCTGCACGGTCGGCTGGAGCGGGTCACCGCGAAGGTGTTCCTGCTCAGCCCGAACAACGTCACCGTCACCGCCCAGGACAAGCAGCGCATCGTCGAGGGTGGCTTTTTCAACCAGTCGTAG
- the ftsZ gene encoding cell division protein FtsZ, translating to MTPPHNYLAVIKVVGVGGGGVNAVNRMIEVGLKGVEFIAVNTDAQALLMSDADVKLDVGRELTRGLGAGAQPDVGKKAAEDHRDEIEEVLKGADMVFVTAGEGGGTGTGGAPVIASIARKLGALTIGVVTRPFSFEGKRRATQAEEGIEQLRAECDTLIVIPNDRLLQISDSNVSVMDAFRSADQVLLSGVQGITDLITTPGLINLDFADVKSVMSGAGSALMGIGSARGENRARNAAEIAIASPLLEASMEGAHGVLLSIYGGSDLGLFEINDAASLVAESAHPDANIIFGAVIDDTLGDEVKVTVIAAGFDSGQLPYKKVEVRREPSITSTNVSPPSTSTTASAASSSASSTSAGAQSSNGSGWPLPSAGERRAIAVDDDLDVPDFLRG from the coding sequence ATGACACCACCGCACAACTACCTCGCGGTTATCAAAGTCGTCGGTGTCGGCGGAGGCGGAGTCAACGCCGTCAACCGAATGATCGAGGTCGGTCTCAAGGGCGTCGAGTTCATCGCGGTCAACACTGACGCCCAGGCGCTGCTGATGAGCGACGCCGACGTCAAGCTCGATGTCGGACGTGAACTCACCCGTGGCCTCGGTGCCGGCGCTCAGCCTGACGTCGGCAAGAAGGCGGCTGAAGATCACCGCGACGAGATCGAAGAGGTGCTCAAGGGTGCCGACATGGTCTTCGTGACCGCAGGCGAGGGCGGTGGCACCGGCACCGGTGGAGCGCCGGTGATCGCGAGCATCGCCCGCAAGCTCGGCGCCCTCACCATCGGTGTGGTCACCCGCCCGTTCAGCTTCGAGGGGAAGCGCCGCGCGACCCAGGCCGAGGAGGGAATCGAGCAGCTGCGGGCAGAGTGCGACACGCTCATCGTCATCCCGAACGACCGGCTGCTGCAGATCTCGGACTCCAACGTCAGCGTCATGGACGCCTTCCGCAGTGCCGACCAGGTGCTGCTCTCCGGTGTGCAGGGCATCACCGATCTGATCACGACGCCGGGTCTGATCAACCTCGACTTCGCCGACGTGAAGAGCGTCATGAGCGGGGCGGGTTCTGCGTTGATGGGGATTGGCTCGGCCCGCGGTGAGAACCGGGCCCGCAACGCGGCCGAGATCGCCATCGCGAGTCCGCTGTTGGAGGCCAGCATGGAGGGGGCGCACGGAGTGCTGCTCTCAATCTACGGCGGTTCGGATCTGGGCCTCTTCGAGATCAACGACGCCGCGTCTCTGGTCGCCGAGTCGGCCCACCCCGACGCCAACATCATCTTCGGTGCGGTCATCGACGACACGCTCGGTGACGAGGTCAAGGTAACGGTCATCGCTGCCGGTTTCGACAGTGGACAGCTTCCTTATAAGAAGGTGGAGGTTCGCCGGGAGCCGTCGATCACATCGACGAACGTCTCCCCGCCCAGCACCTCCACCACGGCATCCGCGGCGTCTTCCTCCGCGTCGTCGACGTCGGCCGGCGCGCAGTCGAGTAACGGCAGCGGCTGGCCGCTTCCGTCGGCCGGGGAGCGGCGGGCCATCGCGGTCGATGATGACCTGGATGTGCCGGACTTCCTGCGCGGATAA
- a CDS encoding MFS transporter: protein MSGSEELLTAEPQTPVSRGWTLRFSLLWFGFWMANLVPIQLLLPNQLDVIDHAHKIRDFGAINGAAGVAALITLPLFGALCDRTRSKLGRRRVWVIAGVAVFAVGLLLTGAQTSPVALGACWLFATLGINMATSGLTAAIADEVPDRQRGAISSAIYGPQAVGLLFGLVVITATGNSGLLAYSILAVALVATAWPFIRFYRESTGITVAVAPLTLRSIVAGMWISPREHPDFAWGFGGRLLVNIGNALGTTYLLFFLQDDLKLKDPDGGLLILTLIYLVFTVTATYGGGYLSDRSGRRRIFVLWASLLQAMACILLTFFPSFPSAMVAAALLGAGYGAFMSVDQALITHVLPDALSRAKDLGIMNVGSVGPQALAPLVASLIISSLGGYPVLFATAGVTTLAGAAMIYRIKSVR from the coding sequence ATGAGCGGATCCGAGGAACTCCTCACAGCTGAGCCGCAGACGCCGGTCTCCCGCGGCTGGACACTTCGCTTCAGCCTGCTCTGGTTCGGCTTCTGGATGGCCAATCTGGTGCCGATCCAGCTTTTGCTGCCGAACCAGCTCGACGTCATCGATCATGCCCACAAGATCCGCGACTTCGGGGCCATCAACGGCGCCGCCGGCGTCGCGGCACTGATCACGCTGCCGCTCTTCGGCGCCCTCTGCGACCGGACCCGCTCCAAGTTGGGACGGCGCCGGGTATGGGTTATCGCCGGCGTCGCCGTCTTCGCGGTCGGACTGCTCCTCACCGGCGCTCAGACCAGCCCGGTGGCGCTCGGCGCGTGCTGGCTCTTCGCGACCCTCGGCATCAATATGGCCACCTCCGGCCTCACCGCGGCCATCGCCGACGAGGTTCCGGATCGGCAGCGCGGCGCCATCTCCAGCGCGATCTACGGCCCGCAGGCGGTCGGCCTGCTGTTCGGGCTCGTCGTCATCACGGCCACCGGAAACTCCGGCCTGCTCGCCTACTCGATCCTCGCGGTTGCCCTGGTCGCCACCGCGTGGCCCTTCATCCGGTTCTACCGGGAGTCGACCGGCATCACCGTCGCGGTGGCGCCATTGACGCTGCGCTCGATCGTCGCCGGCATGTGGATCTCGCCGCGAGAACACCCCGACTTTGCCTGGGGGTTCGGGGGGCGCCTACTGGTGAACATCGGCAATGCCCTCGGTACCACCTATCTGCTCTTCTTCCTGCAGGACGATCTCAAGCTCAAGGATCCGGATGGTGGGCTGCTGATCCTCACCCTCATCTACCTCGTCTTCACCGTCACGGCAACCTACGGCGGCGGCTACCTCTCCGACCGCAGCGGCCGGCGGCGGATCTTCGTGCTCTGGGCGTCACTGCTACAGGCGATGGCCTGCATCCTGCTCACCTTCTTTCCGAGCTTTCCGTCGGCGATGGTTGCCGCGGCGTTGCTGGGTGCCGGATACGGTGCCTTCATGTCCGTCGATCAGGCGTTGATCACCCACGTACTGCCGGATGCGTTGTCGCGGGCCAAGGATCTCGGCATCATGAACGTGGGCTCAGTCGGACCGCAGGCACTGGCTCCGCTGGTTGCGAGCCTGATCATCTCGAGCCTGGGCGGGTATCCGGTCCTATTCGCCACCGCCGGTGTGACGACACTGGCCGGTGCGGCGATGATCTACCGGATCAAATCGGTTCGCTGA
- a CDS encoding YggT family protein, whose amino-acid sequence MNVFWASAALALYVYLVLILARIVIETTRQFARSWRPAGFAALGVEAVYVSTDPPVRLLRRLIPPIRIGEISLDVSIMILLIAIFALRSLALQLGG is encoded by the coding sequence GTGAACGTGTTCTGGGCCAGTGCTGCGCTGGCTCTCTACGTTTACCTGGTGCTGATCCTGGCCAGAATCGTCATCGAGACCACCCGGCAGTTCGCCCGCAGCTGGCGGCCGGCCGGCTTCGCCGCGCTCGGGGTCGAGGCGGTCTATGTCAGCACTGACCCCCCGGTTCGTCTGCTGCGGCGCTTGATTCCGCCCATCCGGATAGGCGAGATTAGTCTCGATGTCAGCATCATGATTCTATTGATCGCCATCTTTGCGCTGCGATCCCTCGCGCTCCAGCTCGGCGGGTAG
- a CDS encoding D-arabinono-1,4-lactone oxidase, producing MSEPKPATGRREVSVSSVRTWENWAGNQRAEVVTEVSVSSAEQLSEAVARSAAAGTRIRPIGTGHSFTGIGRPEQLQLRMDAYSGIVDLQRETGLVRVRAGTSLHQLNGDLAAEGLALTNLGDIDVQTIAGAVSTGTHGTGLHFGGIATQIRGLELVQPDGSTLNCTPTENTDVFTHARVGLGALGVISTVTLQAEPLFALRAQEGPMRLAEVFEQLDELVEGTDHFEFYWFPHTDRTLTKRNTRVPVTDGLRPLSTRRRWWDDEFMANTIFGALIATGRRLPATVRSFNGIAARALGARDFTDLSYRVFASPRRVRFVEMEYAVPREALEQVLTELDVTIERNGWRIAFPVEVRVAAADDIPLSTAYQRESAYIAIHLPVGVPHDQYFQAMEGIAAAVGGRPHWGKMHYLDAAALRLRYPRFDEFVALRNRLDPAGLFGNRYLDRVLGAAPSG from the coding sequence ATGTCTGAGCCGAAGCCAGCCACGGGACGAAGGGAAGTATCAGTGAGTTCAGTCCGAACCTGGGAGAACTGGGCGGGCAATCAGCGCGCCGAGGTGGTGACCGAGGTAAGCGTCAGCAGCGCTGAGCAGCTCAGCGAGGCGGTGGCCCGCAGCGCCGCCGCCGGCACCCGGATCCGTCCGATCGGAACGGGGCACTCCTTCACCGGTATCGGCCGCCCGGAGCAGCTCCAGCTCAGAATGGACGCCTACTCCGGCATCGTCGACCTGCAGCGCGAGACCGGGCTGGTCAGGGTCCGGGCGGGCACGTCGCTGCATCAGCTGAACGGGGATCTGGCCGCCGAGGGCTTGGCCCTGACCAATCTCGGTGACATCGACGTCCAGACCATAGCCGGAGCCGTCTCGACCGGAACCCATGGCACCGGCCTGCATTTCGGTGGGATCGCCACCCAGATCCGCGGGCTCGAACTCGTCCAGCCCGACGGGTCGACGCTGAACTGCACGCCGACTGAGAACACCGACGTCTTCACACACGCTAGGGTCGGCCTCGGTGCCCTCGGGGTCATCTCGACCGTCACTCTGCAGGCTGAGCCGCTCTTCGCGCTCCGCGCCCAGGAGGGGCCGATGCGGCTGGCTGAGGTCTTCGAGCAGCTGGACGAGCTGGTCGAGGGAACCGACCATTTCGAGTTCTACTGGTTTCCGCATACCGATCGCACGCTGACCAAGCGCAATACGCGGGTGCCGGTGACCGACGGCCTTCGTCCGCTCTCGACCCGACGGCGATGGTGGGACGACGAGTTCATGGCGAACACGATCTTCGGCGCGCTCATCGCCACCGGCCGTCGCCTGCCGGCGACCGTCCGCAGCTTCAACGGCATCGCCGCCCGAGCCCTCGGGGCCCGAGACTTCACCGATCTCTCCTATCGGGTCTTCGCCTCGCCGCGACGGGTCCGCTTCGTCGAGATGGAGTACGCCGTTCCCCGCGAGGCGCTCGAGCAGGTGCTCACCGAACTCGATGTCACGATCGAACGCAACGGCTGGCGGATCGCGTTCCCGGTCGAGGTCCGGGTGGCGGCCGCCGACGACATCCCGCTCTCCACCGCCTATCAGCGGGAGAGTGCATACATCGCGATTCACCTGCCGGTAGGTGTGCCCCACGACCAGTACTTCCAGGCGATGGAGGGGATCGCCGCCGCCGTGGGCGGGCGCCCGCACTGGGGCAAGATGCACTACCTGGACGCCGCCGCGCTGCGGCTCCGGTATCCGCGCTTCGACGAGTTCGTGGCCCTGCGCAATCGGCTGGATCCAGCCGGGTTGTTCGGCAATCGATACCTGGACCGAGTGCTCGGGGCAGCGCCCAGCGGCTGA
- a CDS encoding YggS family pyridoxal phosphate-dependent enzyme — MMDAPSAARSADPERAAELVTALARVRAAIADSAAAAGRDAAEITLIAVTKGFGVQDLELLLGLGVSDIGESRDQEARGKLPTDLADRAVRVHFIGQLQTNKCRSVARYADAVHSVDRPELASALSDAAQRAEREIDVFLQVNLDRYGDSAASPTRGGVVEGVLNALAADVAQRPQLRLRGVMAVAPNGADADRAFAELARISADLQREHPAATAISAGMSGDFPAAIRHGATHVRVGSALLGHRTTGFG, encoded by the coding sequence ATGATGGACGCCCCGTCCGCTGCGCGCTCGGCCGACCCCGAGCGCGCAGCGGAGCTCGTCACCGCGTTGGCGCGAGTGCGGGCCGCCATCGCCGACTCGGCGGCTGCCGCTGGTCGTGACGCCGCCGAGATCACGCTCATCGCGGTGACCAAGGGCTTCGGAGTCCAGGACCTCGAGCTGCTGCTCGGCCTCGGTGTGAGCGACATCGGCGAGAGCCGTGATCAGGAGGCTCGGGGGAAACTTCCGACCGATTTGGCTGATCGTGCGGTTCGGGTGCATTTCATTGGGCAGTTGCAGACCAACAAGTGCAGGTCCGTGGCCCGCTACGCCGATGCGGTGCACTCGGTGGATCGTCCGGAACTTGCTTCGGCGCTGTCGGATGCGGCCCAGCGGGCGGAGCGGGAGATCGACGTCTTTCTGCAGGTAAACCTCGATAGATACGGTGATTCGGCCGCTAGCCCGACGCGGGGTGGCGTGGTCGAGGGTGTGCTGAACGCGCTTGCGGCCGATGTCGCCCAGCGCCCCCAACTGCGACTGCGCGGCGTGATGGCGGTCGCCCCGAACGGGGCTGACGCCGACCGGGCATTCGCCGAATTGGCGCGAATATCAGCGGATCTACAGCGAGAACACCCGGCTGCGACCGCCATCTCGGCCGGGATGAGTGGCGACTTCCCGGCGGCGATCCGGCACGGCGCGACACATGTTCGTGTCGGATCGGCGTTGCTCGGCCATAGAACCACCGGTTTCGGCTAG
- the ileS gene encoding isoleucine--tRNA ligase produces MPAHVDLAAMDREVIELWRARDVFQRSIDARAEGPQWTFYEGPPTANGLPGTHHVEARAFKDVFPRFKTMKGYHVPRIAGWDCHGLPVELAVEKELGFTGKPDIERYGIAEFNAHCRESVQRNVSAFTQMSERMGYWADYDRAYWTMSPDYVESVWWALKQIFDKGLLTEDFRVAPYCPRCGTTLSDHEVAQGYEDVTDPSVYVRFPLTSGPWAGSADLLVWTTTPWTLVSNTAVAVNPKVSYVVARTDAGTFVVAEPLLRRTLGEDVEVLDRLPGTELERWTYQRPFELVELPDANFVVLADYVTTEDGSGLVHQAPAFGADDLATCRAYGLPVVNPIGPDGHFLADTGLVSGLFFKDADEPLVAELRSRGLLFKHVPYEHAYPHCWRCHTPLMYFALPSWYIRTTAIKEQLLAENEATNWYPPTIKHGRFGDWLNNNIDWALSRDRYWGTPLPVWRNDSDPTQLVCVGSLAELGELAGTDLSNLDPHRPYVDDITFTRPSEEGTYRRVPQVIDGWFDSGAMPFAQFGAPHRNAEAARAAYPADFICEAIDQTRGWFYTLMAVGTLVFDQSSYRNVLCLGHILAEDGRKMSKHLGNILEPIPLMDQHGADALRWFMLAGGSPWSARRVGHKTLEEIASKVLRTYWSVASFQSLYARANNWTPATAGHSGGVAPTELDRWARSEAHRVTAEVDGALESFDTARAGKLLAGFIDDLSNWYVRRSRRRFWDGDPAALQTLHDCLETLTRLMSPLVPFITERVWQSLFAQTSGIDSVHLASWPVSDASLVDTRLSEQVALVRRLVELGRAARAESSVKTRQPLATALISAPGWGELPDELRAQVAEELNTMALANLADTGEMVELSVKANFRALGKRFGKRTQLVANAIGGSDPVALVEAYRAGSARVELDGETLALEEDDLIVSETPRSGWAVASSGADTVALDLELTHELRQLGLLRDIVRLVQEARKNAGLEVTDRIRLNWRVGGSPDPAEALRAHAGQLADEVLATELVEGPPVEDVEGYFSTTDDALGLHLWLRRS; encoded by the coding sequence CTGCCGGCGCACGTCGATCTGGCGGCCATGGACCGCGAGGTGATCGAACTCTGGCGGGCCCGCGATGTGTTCCAGCGAAGCATCGACGCCCGCGCGGAGGGGCCTCAGTGGACCTTCTACGAAGGACCACCGACGGCCAATGGCCTGCCGGGCACCCACCATGTGGAGGCCCGGGCCTTCAAAGACGTCTTCCCGAGGTTCAAGACGATGAAGGGCTACCACGTACCGCGTATCGCCGGCTGGGACTGTCATGGGCTACCGGTCGAACTCGCCGTCGAGAAGGAGCTGGGGTTCACCGGCAAGCCCGACATCGAGCGCTACGGCATCGCCGAGTTCAACGCCCACTGCCGGGAGTCGGTGCAGCGCAACGTCAGTGCGTTCACTCAGATGAGCGAGCGGATGGGCTACTGGGCCGACTACGACCGCGCCTACTGGACGATGAGCCCGGACTACGTGGAGTCGGTCTGGTGGGCCTTGAAACAGATCTTCGACAAGGGGCTGCTCACCGAGGACTTCCGGGTCGCGCCGTACTGCCCGCGCTGCGGGACGACCTTGAGCGATCACGAGGTCGCCCAGGGATATGAGGACGTCACCGACCCATCGGTCTACGTCCGCTTCCCGCTCACCTCCGGTCCATGGGCCGGGTCGGCCGACCTGCTGGTCTGGACGACCACGCCGTGGACCCTCGTCTCCAACACTGCCGTCGCCGTGAACCCGAAGGTCAGCTACGTCGTCGCCCGCACCGACGCCGGGACCTTCGTGGTCGCCGAGCCGCTGCTGCGGCGCACGCTCGGCGAGGACGTCGAGGTGCTCGACCGGCTGCCGGGCACGGAACTTGAACGCTGGACCTACCAGCGGCCCTTCGAACTGGTCGAACTGCCCGATGCCAACTTCGTCGTCCTGGCCGACTATGTCACCACCGAGGACGGCTCCGGTCTCGTGCACCAGGCTCCGGCCTTCGGCGCCGACGACCTGGCCACCTGCCGGGCCTACGGACTGCCCGTGGTCAACCCGATCGGGCCGGACGGTCATTTCCTGGCCGATACCGGACTGGTGAGCGGGCTCTTCTTCAAGGATGCCGACGAGCCGCTGGTGGCCGAGTTGCGCAGTCGCGGGCTGCTCTTCAAGCATGTGCCCTACGAGCACGCGTACCCGCACTGCTGGCGCTGCCACACCCCCCTCATGTATTTCGCCCTCCCGTCCTGGTACATCCGCACCACGGCCATCAAGGAGCAGCTCCTCGCCGAGAACGAGGCGACGAACTGGTACCCGCCGACCATCAAGCACGGGCGGTTCGGCGACTGGCTCAACAACAACATCGACTGGGCGCTCTCCCGCGACCGTTACTGGGGTACCCCCCTGCCGGTGTGGCGCAACGATTCCGACCCGACCCAGCTCGTCTGCGTCGGCTCGCTGGCTGAGCTCGGCGAGCTGGCCGGAACCGATCTGAGCAATCTCGACCCACACCGCCCGTATGTCGATGACATCACTTTCACCCGGCCCAGCGAGGAGGGCACCTATCGCCGGGTTCCGCAGGTGATCGACGGCTGGTTCGACTCCGGCGCCATGCCGTTCGCCCAGTTCGGCGCGCCCCATCGCAACGCAGAGGCTGCCCGCGCGGCCTACCCGGCCGACTTCATCTGCGAGGCGATCGATCAGACCCGGGGCTGGTTCTACACCCTGATGGCGGTCGGCACCCTCGTCTTCGACCAGAGCTCGTACCGCAACGTCCTCTGCCTGGGACACATCCTGGCCGAGGACGGCCGGAAGATGAGCAAGCACCTCGGCAACATCCTGGAGCCGATCCCGCTGATGGACCAGCACGGCGCCGACGCGCTGCGCTGGTTCATGCTGGCCGGCGGATCGCCCTGGTCGGCCCGTCGGGTCGGGCACAAGACCTTGGAGGAGATCGCCTCCAAGGTGCTGCGCACGTACTGGTCGGTCGCCTCCTTCCAGTCGCTCTACGCCCGTGCGAACAACTGGACCCCGGCGACAGCCGGCCACTCCGGTGGGGTGGCCCCGACCGAGTTGGATCGGTGGGCCCGAAGCGAGGCGCACCGGGTCACGGCCGAAGTGGACGGGGCACTGGAGTCCTTCGACACCGCCCGCGCCGGCAAACTGCTCGCCGGATTCATCGATGACCTCTCCAACTGGTACGTGCGCCGCTCCCGGCGCCGGTTCTGGGACGGCGATCCGGCCGCGTTGCAGACGCTGCACGACTGCCTGGAGACGCTGACCCGTCTGATGAGCCCGCTGGTGCCCTTCATCACCGAGCGCGTCTGGCAGTCTCTCTTCGCCCAGACGTCCGGAATCGATTCGGTGCACCTGGCCTCCTGGCCGGTGAGTGACGCCTCGCTCGTCGACACCCGGCTGAGCGAGCAGGTGGCGCTGGTGCGCCGGCTGGTCGAACTGGGGCGGGCCGCCCGCGCCGAGTCCAGCGTGAAGACCCGCCAGCCGCTGGCCACTGCCCTCATCTCCGCACCCGGGTGGGGCGAGCTGCCGGACGAGCTTCGCGCCCAGGTGGCCGAGGAGCTCAACACGATGGCGCTGGCCAACCTCGCCGATACCGGTGAGATGGTCGAGCTATCGGTGAAGGCGAATTTCCGCGCCCTCGGCAAGCGGTTCGGTAAGCGCACCCAGCTGGTGGCCAACGCAATCGGTGGCTCCGATCCGGTAGCGCTGGTTGAGGCCTACCGTGCCGGATCGGCGCGTGTCGAGTTGGACGGAGAGACGCTGGCTCTGGAGGAGGACGACCTCATCGTCAGCGAGACTCCGCGCTCGGGTTGGGCCGTGGCCAGCTCCGGCGCCGACACCGTCGCGCTCGACCTGGAACTCACGCACGAGTTGCGCCAACTCGGCCTGCTCCGCGACATCGTCCGGCTGGTGCAGGAGGCTCGCAAGAACGCCGGCCTGGAGGTGACCGATCGGATCCGGCTGAACTGGCGGGTCGGTGGCTCGCCGGACCCGGCCGAGGCGCTCCGTGCGCACGCCGGGCAGCTGGCCGACGAAGTGCTGGCTACCGAGTTGGTCGAGGGACCGCCGGTGGAGGATGTCGAGGGCTACTTCAGCACGACCGACGACGCCCTCGGCCTGCATCTGTGGCTACGGCGCAGCTAG
- a CDS encoding DivIVA domain-containing protein, with translation MTLTPADVHAVAFKKPPIGKRGYDEEEVDEFLDKVEEELARLIEENNHLRATGGAPSAPVEAPRGDDGASATELAAAHDENNRLKVQVNELQSALSQGSDQTQHQLVALQNQLAQTEQQLNESRQQLQAAQQAAHEAQQQAVAAQQQAAAAAQNAPAAEQPAGEQQHTLQAVQMLALAQQTADTHLAQSKAEAERLVSEAQANASQTVNSARAQSEQHVAEAQATAKKLNEDSTAKAQQTVSDAEQRAATITAQFEQRKEALERRVEQLRTFEREYRTRLKSYLESQLRDLDASGRAEPPSQGHNDANNNQPARQD, from the coding sequence ATGACGCTTACTCCCGCTGACGTACACGCAGTGGCCTTCAAGAAGCCGCCGATCGGTAAACGCGGCTATGACGAGGAAGAGGTTGACGAGTTCCTCGACAAGGTCGAGGAGGAGCTTGCCCGGTTGATCGAAGAGAACAACCACCTCCGCGCGACCGGTGGAGCCCCCAGCGCACCGGTCGAGGCACCGCGAGGCGATGACGGTGCCTCCGCCACCGAGTTGGCCGCCGCCCACGACGAGAACAACCGGCTCAAGGTGCAGGTGAACGAGCTGCAGAGCGCCCTCTCCCAGGGCAGCGACCAGACGCAGCACCAGCTGGTGGCGCTGCAGAACCAGCTCGCGCAGACCGAGCAGCAGCTCAATGAGAGTCGCCAGCAGCTCCAGGCGGCGCAGCAGGCGGCCCACGAGGCCCAGCAGCAGGCCGTCGCTGCCCAGCAGCAGGCAGCCGCGGCGGCCCAGAACGCACCAGCCGCCGAGCAGCCGGCCGGCGAGCAGCAGCACACGCTGCAGGCGGTCCAGATGCTCGCGCTGGCCCAGCAGACGGCCGACACTCACCTGGCCCAGTCCAAGGCAGAGGCCGAACGTCTCGTCTCGGAAGCGCAGGCCAACGCCAGCCAGACCGTCAACTCGGCTCGCGCGCAGTCCGAGCAGCACGTCGCCGAGGCTCAGGCCACGGCGAAGAAGCTCAACGAAGACAGCACGGCGAAGGCCCAGCAGACCGTCTCCGACGCCGAGCAGCGTGCGGCGACGATCACCGCTCAGTTCGAGCAGCGCAAGGAAGCCCTAGAGCGGCGGGTCGAGCAGCTGCGAACCTTCGAGCGCGAGTACCGCACCCGCCTCAAGAGCTACCTCGAGTCGCAGCTGCGTGACTTGGACGCCAGCGGTCGGGCCGAGCCGCCGAGCCAGGGGCACAATGACGCGAACAACAACCAGCCGGCCCGCCAGGACTGA